The following proteins come from a genomic window of Peptoniphilus equinus:
- a CDS encoding bifunctional 5,10-methylenetetrahydrofolate dehydrogenase/5,10-methenyltetrahydrofolate cyclohydrolase — protein sequence MKLLKAQPLYDEKIQHLSASLTRRPRRLAVVRFEDNPGNAAYLKGIQTTADKIGMSVEVIDASPNEALETVERLNYDATIHGILIFRPLPPSINEQALNLAIDPNKDVDCMNPLNSAKLYMGDTSGFVPLAPKASMELLHYYGYTLQGKNCVIVNHSNVVGKPLAMLLLAEGATVTICHDKTVDLKAYTQKADFVFTATGQSEYFDGSYFKDGAVAIDIGIARSASGKLTGDLKSQTLDLLEAYSPVPGGIGSLTSLMLLESIVNR from the coding sequence ATGAAATTATTAAAGGCACAACCACTTTACGACGAAAAGATACAACATCTGAGCGCATCACTCACTCGGCGTCCCCGCCGCCTTGCCGTCGTCCGCTTCGAAGATAATCCCGGCAATGCCGCCTACCTAAAAGGCATCCAAACCACCGCCGATAAAATCGGTATGTCCGTGGAAGTCATTGACGCGAGCCCTAATGAGGCTTTGGAGACCGTGGAGCGTCTGAACTACGATGCGACCATCCACGGCATTCTCATCTTTCGTCCCCTTCCGCCATCCATCAACGAACAGGCCCTTAACCTCGCGATCGATCCCAACAAAGATGTGGACTGCATGAACCCTTTAAACAGTGCTAAACTCTATATGGGTGACACCTCAGGTTTTGTTCCTCTGGCGCCGAAAGCATCAATGGAGCTTCTCCATTACTACGGCTACACCTTACAAGGTAAAAACTGCGTCATTGTCAACCACTCCAATGTGGTGGGCAAGCCATTGGCCATGCTCCTTCTGGCAGAAGGTGCAACGGTCACGATATGCCATGACAAAACAGTCGATTTAAAAGCCTACACTCAAAAGGCGGACTTTGTCTTTACCGCCACAGGACAGAGTGAATACTTCGACGGTTCCTACTTTAAAGATGGGGCGGTTGCCATTGACATCGGCATTGCACGCAGTGCCTCAGGTAAACTCACCGGCGACTTAAAGTCTCAAACTCTAGATCTCCTGGAAGCTTACTCCCCTGTCCCCGGCGGCATCGGAAGCCTCACCAGTCTCATGCTTCTTGAGAGCATTGTCAACAGATAA